GCGGGAAGGGGTGAAGGTGTTGAGCATCACCCTGTTCCATCTGGGCGGTATTGCCCGGGTCGAGAAAGAATGCCCCACCGCCATGGGCAATCTGCGCATCGCGGCGGCTGGTCCGATCGTCAGTTTGTTGCTGGCCCTCGGGATGCTGCTGGGTGCTGCATCTCTTTCCGACACCCAGCCCTTGGCCACGCAGCTGTTGAGCCAGGTGGGGTTGCTCAACTTGATGCTGGGACTGTTCAACCTGTTGCCGGGGCTGCCCCTGGATGGTGGGTTGATCCTCAAGGCCTTGGTCTGGCAGGTCAGCGGCAGTCAGCAGAAAGGCGTTCAGGTGGCTTCGGCGTCCGGGCGGGCCCTGTCGATGCTGATGATCCTGATGGGCGGGGTCCTGCTCTGGCAGGGCTGGGGGATCAACGGAATCCTGTTGATGTTGATCGGCTGGTTCGGGCTGGGTGCCAACCGCAGTCAGACCCAGATGCTGCAATTGCAGAACGTGCTGCGCGAATTGAAGGTGGAGGCTTCGGCGGGCCGACGCTTTCGCGTGCTGGAGGCTGATCAGACCTTGCGGCGCCTCAGCCAGCTGCGGCTGACCGCCAGCGTGGAGGAGGGTCCGGCTGATTGGGTGCTCGTCTGCAAGAGCGGTCGATGGGTGGGCTGGATTGATGATCAGCCCTTGAAGCTCTTGCCTGTGCAGCAATGGGACCAGCAGCGACTCGAGGATCATCTACGCCCCCTCTCTGAACTGCCGTCAATCGTGGGATCTGCTGGGTTGGTGGACGCGGTGCCTGCTCTTGAGTCGGCCTCCCAGGGTCGCCTGTTGGTGATGAGTGCTGCAGGCCTTCCCTCCGGCACCCTCGATCGCATGGATGTGGGGGATGCCGTCCTGAAGCGTCTGGGGGTGAGCCTGCCCGCAGCGATTCTTGATGAAGCGCGCAAGCGCAACGGCTATCCAATGGGCCTGGCGATGCTTCCGCAAATGGTTCAAACGATGCAGTCTCAAAGTTCCGACCAGGACGCCAGCTCGTCGTCCAACTCCTGAGCTTCTTTGGTGCTCAGAGGCTGCATTTGCCAACAGCAGCCAGTCCACGACTGAATCAGGCTCTGGCGCAGCTGCTGATCCAAATCCATGCGGCTGATCTGAGCCGGTGCTGCTGCCGGTGCCGCTTCCCCAAACACGTCAGACCAAAGGTCGGCGGGCGGATCCAGCAGGATTTCGCCGTGCTGAAGCAGACGACCGTTCTGCCAGCGTTGGGCGCTGCCGACCCGTTTCACGCCGAATTCATCCACCAGGTCGGCCACAGTTGCAGTGGCGAAACAATTGCTGGCTTCGGCTCCAGCTGGGTCGGATCCGAACTGAAGCGGTAGACCGAGCCCCTCGAAGCCATCGACCAACCACTGACAGGCCTGGCGATAGGCCTCCTGGCGTCGTCGTGGTGCATCGGGCCAGATCAAGGCGTAGGTGAGACCGCCGGCATGGAGCACCGCCCTGCCACCGCTGGGACGTCGCACCAGGCGGAGGCGGCCGCGCTGGGCCAGATCATTCCAGTGGTCAGGCCATTGGCGTTGATGGCGTCCAAGCGACAGCCAAGGTCCGTCCCAGCGGTAAAAGCGCAGCGTTGGCCCGTTGCTCCGGTTCAGAAGCCAGGCATCCAAGGCCATCTGGGTGTGTCCATCTGCTTGCTGGGTTGGAAGCAGACGCCCCGTTGCGGGCATGCTGGAGGGAAGGATCGATCGCACGCCATGGTGCCCTGGTGGGATGTGCCGATCCTGATCGCCCTGGGTCTGCTGGCCGGAGGGTTGGCTGGGCTGCTTGGTATCGGCGGTGGGTTGATCTTCGCGCCGCTCCTGCTCTGGCTCGATCTCCCGCCCCATCAGGCCCTGGCCACCAGCAGTTTCGCCATTGTGCCCACGGCATTGGCGGGTACGATCACCCACCTGCGCCAAGGCCAGGTGCCGACTCGGCCCGGCCTCGCCATCGGCTTAGCGGCCTTCGGTTCGGCGCTGCTGTTTGGTGGGTTAGCTGGCTTGGCAGCGGGCTGGATTCTGTTGGCGATGCAGACGCTGATGTATGTCGTGCTGGCGTTCTGCGTTCGTGAACGGTCCGAGGCGGATGCCAGCGAGAACGTCGATGACAGCAGCGCACCACAGTTGGCCGGTGTGGGTTGCATCGCCGGCTGGACCGCCGGGATGTTGGGTCTGGGCGGGGGGCTGGTGATGGTGCCGCTGATGAGTGGTCCGTTGTCCGTGCCGATTCATCAGGCCGTGCGGCTCAGCACGGTGGCGGTGCTCTGTTCGGCCAGCGCAGCATCCCTGCAGTTTCTGCATGAGGGACGCGGTGTTCCTCTGATGGGTCTTCTGCTGGGTGGGGTGGCCGCCTTCGCGGCCCAGTGGACCGCCAGCCGTCTTGATCAGTTTGATGCGGTTCTTCTGGTGCGCTGCCTGCGGGGACTGGCGATCATCCTGGCGATCGACAGCTCCCGGCGAGCGCTGCAGCTATGGCTGTCGTAAGAGCCAATCAGTTCAGCGGTCAGTTCAAAAGATCCCAGAACCCCGCATCGAGCTCATAACCCAAGGCTGCGGCCATTTGGGAGAGGTTGCCTCGCATCGGCTGTCCCAGCTGCTGCTGGCAGAGGTCGTCGAGCAGCATCAAGCGATGGGTCACCCAGAGTTCCAAGGCCTCAGGGTCAAAACGCAGGCCTTCGCTGCGGCTGAAACTGTGAGGCACCACCAGTGCGACGTGGCGGATCAAGCTGCCCTGGTCGCGTTCGAGCACCAGGGGCAGCCAGG
The Synechococcus sp. PROS-U-1 DNA segment above includes these coding regions:
- a CDS encoding site-2 protease family protein, coding for MGEGWQVLKIGGIPLRLQPSWLFAVAIFTTLFQSRYAATASQTVSWGLGLLTTLLLFSSVLLHELGHALMALREGVKVLSITLFHLGGIARVEKECPTAMGNLRIAAAGPIVSLLLALGMLLGAASLSDTQPLATQLLSQVGLLNLMLGLFNLLPGLPLDGGLILKALVWQVSGSQQKGVQVASASGRALSMLMILMGGVLLWQGWGINGILLMLIGWFGLGANRSQTQMLQLQNVLRELKVEASAGRRFRVLEADQTLRRLSQLRLTASVEEGPADWVLVCKSGRWVGWIDDQPLKLLPVQQWDQQRLEDHLRPLSELPSIVGSAGLVDAVPALESASQGRLLVMSAAGLPSGTLDRMDVGDAVLKRLGVSLPAAILDEARKRNGYPMGLAMLPQMVQTMQSQSSDQDASSSSNS
- a CDS encoding lipoate--protein ligase family protein; translated protein: MPATGRLLPTQQADGHTQMALDAWLLNRSNGPTLRFYRWDGPWLSLGRHQRQWPDHWNDLAQRGRLRLVRRPSGGRAVLHAGGLTYALIWPDAPRRRQEAYRQACQWLVDGFEGLGLPLQFGSDPAGAEASNCFATATVADLVDEFGVKRVGSAQRWQNGRLLQHGEILLDPPADLWSDVFGEAAPAAAPAQISRMDLDQQLRQSLIQSWTGCCWQMQPLSTKEAQELDDELASWSEL
- a CDS encoding sulfite exporter TauE/SafE family protein yields the protein MVPWWDVPILIALGLLAGGLAGLLGIGGGLIFAPLLLWLDLPPHQALATSSFAIVPTALAGTITHLRQGQVPTRPGLAIGLAAFGSALLFGGLAGLAAGWILLAMQTLMYVVLAFCVRERSEADASENVDDSSAPQLAGVGCIAGWTAGMLGLGGGLVMVPLMSGPLSVPIHQAVRLSTVAVLCSASAASLQFLHEGRGVPLMGLLLGGVAAFAAQWTASRLDQFDAVLLVRCLRGLAIILAIDSSRRALQLWLS
- a CDS encoding CRR6 family NdhI maturation factor, which encodes MDPVLIDAPAIRALDLQPLEIWSDQPLDALLRQGPVLELRFDWPRAEDDPRELPECPEPRLWALRADARFPWLPLVLERDQGSLIRHVALVVPHSFSRSEGLRFDPEALELWVTHRLMLLDDLCQQQLGQPMRGNLSQMAAALGYELDAGFWDLLN